One genomic region from Jilunia laotingensis encodes:
- a CDS encoding DUF4250 domain-containing protein — MELPKDTMMLFSVINMKLRDNYNSLDELCDDLNLNKEDIIRQLGAAGFEYSVEHNKFW; from the coding sequence ATGGAATTACCTAAAGATACAATGATGCTATTTAGCGTTATTAATATGAAACTTCGTGACAATTATAATTCTTTGGATGAATTATGTGATGATTTGAATTTGAATAAAGAAGATATTATCAGACAATTGGGAGCCGCAGGGTTCGAATACAGTGTTGAACACAACAAGTTTTGGTAA
- a CDS encoding tetratricopeptide repeat protein: MKSLLPLIYIICFHIIFLSACTDKRHQLHSELFYIESLSDEKPDSAAILLHQFAIENRGLSQADEAYYNLLQTKTNILLKASPSDSIINTVINYYENNEDEHKLALAYYYKSQISMSLEADSIAMVYILKTIDKVKTTNNFQLLSNAYNHLGFIYLMQNLPSNALQAFKKAYEYTDQLPRKYLNKPKYLRNIARAYNLKDLLSHNSDKHAYRDSAILFYNKAISLQTDSTPKNTSLSIYRELSTIYMFDNNFTKSFEYLEASLDSNKLQEYFDKKAGIFLRMGQFDSASFYVQKCMTDSGLYDRYTMYDKLLKIEKKKNNPQTALEYADSLLILSDSMIARTMPEEMIEIQKKYNEEKLRAEKASIEIKYEKEKSHSLLISFIVVVLLFLSTYIYIYSYFKKKKLQQSLLRQRNELLLLNQKARQWNTQVQLSQKKIHQLEDEKKQIESDLHIIANEKELILKEKDEELELYRKQESDLQTQKAKYEELCYVEFKKQFLSVPLYRKIPAFGIERVVTEKLSVHSQEQLMSIMDEICYSFASRLHVLLQESTEKTCLCCLIRLEVKPRYIMVLCDLSKEAYYKQCQRIAESLIGKSSASALREYLSSF; this comes from the coding sequence ATGAAATCACTGCTTCCCCTTATTTATATTATATGTTTTCATATTATTTTTCTTTCAGCCTGTACTGATAAAAGGCATCAGCTACATTCTGAACTCTTCTATATAGAATCTTTATCTGACGAAAAACCGGACAGCGCAGCAATACTATTACACCAATTCGCCATTGAAAACAGGGGATTATCCCAAGCCGATGAAGCCTATTATAACTTATTACAAACTAAGACCAATATACTTTTAAAGGCATCTCCTTCCGACTCCATTATTAATACCGTCATTAACTATTATGAGAACAATGAGGATGAACACAAATTGGCACTTGCCTATTATTACAAATCTCAAATCAGCATGTCCTTGGAAGCTGACTCGATCGCAATGGTATACATCTTGAAAACCATCGACAAAGTAAAAACGACAAATAACTTTCAACTGCTATCCAATGCTTATAATCATCTCGGATTTATTTATCTAATGCAGAACCTGCCATCAAATGCTCTTCAAGCTTTTAAAAAAGCCTATGAATACACTGATCAATTACCACGCAAGTATCTCAATAAACCTAAATATTTAAGAAATATAGCACGGGCATACAATTTGAAAGATCTTCTCTCCCACAATTCAGATAAACATGCATATAGGGATAGTGCCATATTATTTTATAATAAAGCTATCAGCCTTCAAACAGATAGCACCCCTAAAAATACTTCATTATCCATTTATAGGGAACTATCCACCATTTACATGTTTGATAACAATTTCACCAAATCCTTTGAATATCTGGAAGCCAGCCTTGATTCAAACAAATTGCAAGAGTATTTTGATAAAAAAGCAGGTATTTTCTTGAGAATGGGACAATTTGATTCGGCAAGTTTTTATGTACAAAAGTGCATGACAGATTCGGGATTGTATGATCGGTATACAATGTATGATAAACTATTAAAAATAGAGAAAAAGAAAAACAATCCTCAGACAGCTCTGGAATATGCAGATTCATTGCTTATCCTAAGCGACAGCATGATCGCACGCACGATGCCCGAGGAGATGATAGAAATTCAGAAGAAGTACAATGAAGAAAAACTGCGTGCTGAAAAAGCCAGTATAGAAATAAAATATGAGAAGGAGAAATCCCATTCATTACTCATTTCATTCATTGTGGTCGTCCTATTGTTTTTGAGTACATACATCTATATATACAGTTATTTTAAGAAAAAGAAATTACAGCAATCTTTATTGAGACAAAGAAATGAATTGCTGCTATTGAACCAAAAGGCACGGCAGTGGAACACGCAGGTCCAATTAAGTCAAAAGAAAATTCACCAACTGGAAGATGAGAAGAAACAGATAGAATCCGACCTGCACATCATAGCAAATGAAAAGGAACTCATCCTGAAAGAGAAAGACGAGGAATTGGAACTGTATCGGAAACAAGAAAGCGATTTGCAGACTCAAAAAGCAAAATACGAAGAATTATGCTACGTGGAATTCAAGAAGCAATTTTTATCCGTTCCCCTCTACCGAAAAATTCCCGCTTTCGGTATCGAAAGAGTAGTAACGGAAAAGTTAAGTGTCCATTCTCAGGAGCAGCTAATGAGCATAATGGACGAGATATGTTACAGTTTCGCATCCCGATTGCACGTACTTCTTCAAGAATCCACTGAAAAGACCTGCCTCTGTTGCCTGATACGTCTGGAAGTAAAACCGAGATATATCATGGTATTATGCGATCTCAGCAAAGAAGCTTATTATAAACAATGCCAGAGAATCGCAGAAAGTCTGATAGGCAAAAGTAGCGCCTCCGCATTGAGAGAATATCTCAGTTCCTTCTAA
- a CDS encoding Omp28-related outer membrane protein, with amino-acid sequence MKTRLLLSLCLVLTLSFQAHAQFKVQKGKTANTVAKAAESSDKKLLYSLCGEMSGAAIGKEQDWEQRFYIRIPAKQWKGCKITNVEIGLGFDVGKDSYVFISKDVEKEPVVKQYFQCDTIVPPPYEEDDEREIIGWKNVPLDEAYVIDSDDDLYIGWYTVQVDFWYGPCAIDWDDPASNGNLGSLRRVGKEKWTYVQLEHNPLIRVTVEGDNIPQNHLRTIYYSADELYYKPGETVYVETTIKNEGALPVTSFEVTYQMNQDAPVTKQITDVNLEPMEVYDYVVEAPVNDEGKGNLKVTLSNPNGKPDDFIESTTTLINSFGCLAKGLQKNVIVEEIVSTKEDKCPEATKIIMDAIDKCDRKENVIFIQNHAIAKDEYKIKGYSWFNEIFPISPFIPAVNIDHKSAIPGTLMPADENETTQATSEMFLVDENFGKYLETCLDEEDVYFSLDMDCEPIYDEVIGQNVLQIKIDAKPAIEGLFPDIYQSSMALLLIEDKVVGQQAGADGEYIHNGIPRAFINDENPDVAYLGDEIKIPRNGQLIEATYPIPDKTWNMDNLKLVCYIVDANMDVRNAVACPVKPIEQGVKKETVENDFAINCKDGTLHIDGNFDKARIFSISGQTLMETNDTNINVSRLEKGIYCILIQKDNRFVSKKFIIQ; translated from the coding sequence ATGAAGACAAGATTATTACTCTCATTGTGCTTAGTGCTTACACTATCCTTTCAGGCTCATGCACAATTTAAAGTACAAAAGGGGAAAACGGCAAACACTGTTGCAAAAGCAGCTGAAAGCAGTGACAAGAAATTACTTTATTCTCTTTGCGGAGAAATGTCCGGAGCAGCAATTGGTAAAGAGCAGGATTGGGAACAAAGATTTTATATTCGTATCCCTGCCAAACAATGGAAAGGCTGTAAGATCACTAATGTAGAAATCGGATTAGGTTTTGACGTAGGAAAAGACAGCTATGTATTTATCAGTAAAGATGTAGAAAAAGAGCCGGTCGTGAAACAATATTTCCAATGCGACACCATTGTTCCTCCTCCATATGAAGAAGATGATGAAAGAGAAATTATCGGTTGGAAAAATGTTCCCTTGGACGAAGCTTATGTTATTGATTCTGATGACGACCTATATATAGGTTGGTACACAGTTCAAGTCGATTTCTGGTACGGTCCTTGTGCTATCGATTGGGATGACCCTGCATCCAATGGTAATTTAGGTAGTCTTCGTCGCGTCGGTAAAGAAAAGTGGACATACGTCCAACTTGAACATAATCCGCTAATCCGAGTAACAGTTGAAGGTGATAACATCCCACAAAACCATCTTCGGACAATATACTATTCCGCAGATGAATTATACTACAAACCGGGTGAAACCGTTTACGTCGAAACCACTATCAAGAATGAAGGAGCCCTTCCTGTCACTTCTTTTGAAGTCACTTATCAAATGAACCAAGATGCACCGGTAACAAAACAGATAACCGATGTCAACCTTGAGCCTATGGAGGTATATGATTACGTAGTGGAAGCTCCTGTAAATGACGAGGGAAAGGGAAATCTCAAGGTGACGTTATCCAATCCGAACGGAAAACCGGATGATTTCATAGAAAGTACTACCACCCTTATCAACTCCTTCGGATGCCTGGCTAAAGGATTGCAGAAAAATGTAATAGTAGAAGAGATCGTAAGTACTAAAGAAGATAAATGTCCGGAAGCAACAAAAATAATTATGGACGCAATTGATAAATGCGACCGAAAAGAAAATGTCATCTTCATACAAAACCATGCAATAGCTAAAGATGAATATAAAATCAAAGGATATTCTTGGTTCAATGAAATTTTCCCTATTTCCCCATTTATTCCGGCAGTAAATATCGATCATAAATCAGCTATCCCCGGAACATTAATGCCTGCTGATGAAAACGAGACAACACAAGCTACTTCAGAAATGTTCCTAGTTGATGAGAATTTCGGAAAATATTTGGAAACTTGTCTGGATGAAGAAGATGTCTATTTTTCATTAGATATGGATTGCGAACCCATATATGACGAAGTAATTGGCCAAAACGTATTACAGATAAAGATAGACGCAAAACCCGCCATAGAAGGATTATTCCCCGATATCTACCAATCCAGTATGGCTCTTCTGCTTATAGAGGATAAGGTTGTCGGGCAACAAGCCGGTGCCGACGGTGAATATATCCACAACGGCATACCAAGAGCATTCATCAATGACGAGAATCCTGATGTTGCATATTTAGGAGACGAAATCAAAATCCCACGCAACGGGCAGCTAATTGAAGCTACGTATCCCATCCCCGATAAAACATGGAACATGGATAATTTAAAATTAGTTTGTTATATTGTGGATGCAAATATGGATGTTAGAAATGCTGTTGCATGTCCGGTTAAACCTATTGAGCAGGGAGTGAAAAAGGAAACAGTTGAAAACGATTTCGCGATTAACTGCAAGGACGGTACTTTGCATATTGACGGAAATTTTGATAAAGCCAGAATTTTCTCAATCAGTGGACAAACACTAATGGAAACAAACGATACTAACATAAATGTCTCAAGATTGGAAAAAGGCATTTATTGTATACTCATCCAAAAGGACAATCGCTTCGTATCCAAAAAGTTTATAATCCAATAA
- a CDS encoding Omp28-related outer membrane protein, which produces MKKLYLLPLIICLLLLQNVAFAQNNPLMKSPLQTDVRQAQARSAESSVQLGYCDDVIASSVGLGKGITLSGAIYITPEQAILYKNDQIKSIHVGLSSKLTKLSVFITQDLNGTNLVKQYVGTTPEGWKDVNLNTPYTITGEGFYIGYICTGDNQIGLSNLKSEYGTYVEISGKWQDYSERWGSLCIRVDVEGDNMPNDLSLISIENSIPKAGESFTLTGVVKSMTTVPVTSYEIKYTIGEETYAPQTFETVLKANMLDTFQIEVPPLSENGEYALQIAISKVNGKADDYEGNSIIQSIVKYKENVYPYKVVVEEGTATWCGFCPRGIVGVREMKKKYPDSFIGIAVHRDDPLEPTSYSPLFDNGILVGFPKCIVNRKTKHVFDPTFSNLEEAYLEEIDKGADVGITVTAQYTSEAQEVVAINTQTEFGYSAENATYSIAFVVTENEVTGYKQQNYYAGGERGAMGGFEDLPPLVNIVYDDIARGIYQSYAGTLNSLPTTIVKGETYTYSYELTLPAEIKNKGNLEIIALLIDSTTKEIVNADKVKLTALTDVEQVRECSDINVFAEDGIIKVNGDYDSMQVYTTEGMEIANLQLYSGIYLVRVVVGNHIYIKKIAL; this is translated from the coding sequence ATGAAGAAGCTTTATTTACTGCCACTGATTATTTGCCTGCTATTATTGCAAAATGTGGCATTTGCACAAAATAATCCATTGATGAAAAGTCCATTACAAACGGATGTAAGGCAAGCACAGGCACGTAGTGCCGAATCATCGGTTCAGTTAGGTTATTGTGATGATGTGATAGCGAGCAGTGTCGGGCTTGGGAAAGGTATTACACTTTCCGGTGCCATCTACATTACTCCAGAACAAGCCATACTCTATAAGAATGATCAGATAAAAAGCATCCACGTCGGATTATCTAGCAAATTAACAAAGCTTTCCGTGTTTATCACCCAAGACCTGAATGGAACGAATCTGGTAAAGCAATATGTTGGAACCACCCCCGAGGGATGGAAGGATGTTAATTTGAACACCCCTTATACAATTACTGGTGAAGGATTTTACATCGGATACATCTGTACAGGAGACAACCAGATTGGCTTGTCAAATCTTAAATCGGAATATGGCACATATGTTGAAATTAGTGGAAAATGGCAAGACTATTCAGAACGATGGGGTTCGTTGTGCATTCGTGTAGATGTAGAAGGTGACAATATGCCCAATGACCTTAGTTTGATAAGTATTGAGAACAGTATACCAAAAGCCGGTGAAAGCTTTACTCTGACAGGCGTTGTGAAAAGTATGACTACCGTCCCGGTGACAAGCTATGAGATAAAATATACTATAGGCGAAGAAACATATGCACCACAAACATTTGAAACGGTATTGAAAGCAAACATGCTGGATACCTTCCAAATTGAAGTTCCGCCATTGAGTGAAAATGGAGAATATGCATTGCAGATTGCCATATCAAAAGTAAATGGGAAAGCAGACGATTATGAAGGAAATAGTATAATACAGAGTATTGTGAAATATAAGGAGAATGTCTATCCTTATAAAGTAGTAGTAGAAGAAGGCACAGCCACTTGGTGCGGTTTTTGTCCTCGCGGTATTGTGGGAGTGCGGGAAATGAAAAAGAAATACCCGGATTCATTTATCGGAATTGCAGTGCATAGGGACGATCCATTAGAACCCACCAGCTATTCCCCCCTTTTCGATAATGGTATCTTGGTTGGTTTTCCCAAGTGTATCGTCAATCGAAAGACTAAGCATGTCTTTGACCCGACATTCAGTAATTTAGAAGAAGCTTATTTAGAGGAAATAGATAAAGGTGCTGATGTGGGGATTACTGTTACTGCCCAATATACTTCAGAAGCCCAAGAGGTTGTAGCAATAAATACCCAAACAGAATTTGGCTATTCTGCTGAAAATGCAACTTATAGTATCGCATTTGTTGTCACAGAAAACGAGGTCACAGGCTACAAACAGCAAAACTATTACGCAGGAGGCGAGCGCGGAGCTATGGGTGGCTTTGAAGATTTACCACCTCTGGTCAATATAGTTTATGATGATATCGCACGCGGTATCTACCAATCGTATGCCGGTACGTTAAATAGCCTGCCAACCACAATTGTCAAAGGAGAAACTTATACCTACTCATATGAATTGACGTTACCCGCTGAAATTAAAAATAAAGGGAATCTTGAGATTATAGCATTGCTGATTGATTCTACGACCAAGGAAATTGTAAACGCTGACAAAGTGAAATTAACAGCTTTGACTGATGTCGAACAGGTTCGAGAATGCTCTGATATCAATGTATTTGCCGAAGATGGCATCATTAAAGTTAATGGAGACTATGACTCCATGCAAGTATATACCACCGAAGGCATGGAAATTGCTAATTTACAGCTATATTCAGGAATTTACCTAGTTAGAGTAGTGGTTGGCAATCACATTTACATAAAGAAGATAGCATTATAA
- a CDS encoding Omp28-related outer membrane protein, producing MKKLYLLSLISCLSLLQGVAFAQSPWSPLCIRAGIEDDDMPDNLNLISIEDCKVKTGESFTLTGVVKSMTAIPVTSYEIKYVVGDREGGSQTFETALNINMLDTFRIEVPAIYENGEYTMQADISKVNGKAVDHEGNNAKQSIVICKEFIFPYKVVVEEGTGTWCGWCPMGIVSMREMKKKYPDSFIGIAAHYNDPLMPNSYSPIFDYFINFPSCIVNRNKKLVFSPSFEKLEEAFLSKLDKGTDAGITVTARYTSDAQKTVEVNANTMFDHSMGNAAYSIAFVVLENGVTGYKQTNAYAGGRNGKMGGFENLPGSVKMDFDDVARGIYKSYTGTLKSVPTQIIKGEAYTYTYELTLPDEIQNKGNLEIVALLIKSTTKEIVNADKVKLIALTDVEQVQEHSDISVFAEDGIIKINGDYDSMQIYTTEGKEIANSQLNSRVYLVRIVAGNHIYIKKIAL from the coding sequence ATGAAGAAGCTTTATTTATTGTCACTAATCAGTTGCCTGTCGCTATTGCAAGGTGTGGCATTTGCACAATCTCCATGGAGTCCGTTGTGTATTCGTGCAGGAATAGAAGATGATGATATGCCTGACAACCTTAATCTGATTAGTATTGAGGACTGCAAGGTAAAAACTGGTGAAAGTTTCACCCTAACGGGAGTGGTAAAGAGCATGACTGCTATTCCAGTGACAAGCTACGAAATAAAATACGTTGTAGGGGATAGAGAAGGGGGTTCACAAACTTTTGAAACGGCATTGAACATAAATATGCTGGATACTTTCCGGATTGAAGTTCCGGCTATTTATGAAAATGGAGAATATACCATGCAGGCTGATATATCAAAAGTTAATGGAAAGGCAGTGGATCATGAAGGAAACAATGCAAAACAGAGCATAGTGATATGTAAGGAATTTATCTTCCCTTATAAAGTAGTAGTTGAAGAAGGTACAGGTACTTGGTGCGGTTGGTGTCCTATGGGCATAGTAAGCATGCGGGAAATGAAAAAGAAATACCCGGATTCATTTATCGGAATTGCAGCCCATTACAACGATCCGTTAATGCCTAATAGTTATTCCCCCATTTTTGATTACTTCATTAATTTCCCCAGTTGTATCGTAAACCGGAATAAAAAACTTGTCTTTAGTCCATCATTCGAAAAATTAGAAGAAGCTTTTCTAAGTAAATTAGATAAAGGGACTGATGCTGGCATTACTGTTACGGCCCGATATACTTCGGATGCTCAAAAAACAGTTGAGGTAAATGCTAATACAATGTTCGACCATTCAATGGGAAATGCAGCATACAGCATAGCATTTGTTGTTCTCGAAAATGGAGTTACAGGCTACAAACAAACCAACGCTTATGCGGGAGGGAGAAATGGAAAAATGGGAGGTTTTGAGAATTTACCTGGCTCAGTCAAAATGGATTTTGATGATGTAGCACGCGGAATTTATAAATCGTATACCGGCACATTGAAAAGTGTACCGACTCAGATTATTAAAGGAGAAGCTTATACTTATACATACGAACTTACTTTGCCTGATGAAATTCAGAATAAGGGGAATCTGGAAATTGTAGCATTGTTAATTAAGTCTACTACGAAAGAAATTGTAAATGCAGACAAAGTGAAATTAATAGCCTTGACTGATGTCGAGCAAGTCCAAGAACACTCTGATATAAGTGTATTTGCTGAAGATGGTATCATTAAAATTAATGGAGACTATGACTCCATGCAGATATATACTACCGAAGGTAAGGAAATTGCTAATTCACAACTTAATTCAAGAGTTTATCTGGTAAGGATTGTAGCTGGAAACCACATTTACATAAAAAAGATAGCATTATAA
- a CDS encoding helix-turn-helix transcriptional regulator → MNKDINRLKVVLAEKKRSNKWLAEQLGKDPGTVSKWCTNTMQPNLETLVKIAECLGVDIKDLLWSIKNDK, encoded by the coding sequence ATGAATAAAGATATAAATCGTTTGAAGGTAGTTTTAGCAGAGAAAAAACGTTCCAATAAATGGTTAGCAGAACAACTAGGAAAGGATCCTGGAACAGTGTCTAAGTGGTGTACAAACACTATGCAGCCTAATTTAGAAACGCTTGTCAAAATAGCAGAGTGTTTAGGTGTAGACATAAAAGATTTACTTTGGTCAATTAAAAATGATAAGTGA